Proteins encoded in a region of the Triticum dicoccoides isolate Atlit2015 ecotype Zavitan chromosome 3A, WEW_v2.0, whole genome shotgun sequence genome:
- the LOC119270967 gene encoding uncharacterized protein LOC119270967, translating into MSSAVSLQSTMRPAAPGLGRQLHGSPPCHGPLLRPRRPRAVATVCCGAFRRDHYGGALVDEGMAVLRRRIREARMAETNYEAPPGWAAWEKRYYRAYVSDVSTLAGALQLLAMDTRPGVAAAVAALVLAGVPVSAVFALHLLGQAAGSVLHLVS; encoded by the coding sequence ATGTCGTCCGCCGTCTCATTGCAGTCGACGATGCGGCCAGCAGCCCCGGGACTTGGGCGCCAGCTGCACGGGTCGCCGCCCTGCCACGGTCCGCTGCTCCGACCGAGGAGGCCGCGGGCGGTGGCGACGGTGTGCTGCGGTGCCTTCCGGCGGGACCACTACGGGGGCGCGCTGGTGGACGAGGGCATGGCGGTGCTCCGGCGGAGGATCCGGGAGGCGCGGATGGCCGAGACCAACTACGAGGCGCCGCCGGGGTGGGCGGcctgggagaagcgctactaccggGCGTACGTCTCTGATGTGTCCACGCTCGCCGGCGCTCTGCAGTTGCTGGCCATGGATACCAGGCCCGGCGTCGCTGCTGCTGTTGCCGCGCTGGTGCTCGCCGGCGTGCCGGTGTCCGCCGTCTTCGCGCTGCACCTCCTTGGGCAGGCGGCGGGATCCGTTTTGCACCTTGTTTCTTGA